The following are encoded together in the Bradyrhizobium algeriense genome:
- a CDS encoding DUF3307 domain-containing protein, whose product MLLLTVKHIIADFMLQNSWMAIGKDQKTGWALPLLAHCLVHLAVGMALILIVAPRFWFVAFIDFAIHITIDRIKGIFASRYGVTMENEHPWFWTLIGVDQALHHLTGFGLSIFMAAN is encoded by the coding sequence ATGCTGCTTCTGACCGTGAAGCACATCATTGCCGATTTCATGCTGCAGAATTCCTGGATGGCGATCGGCAAGGATCAAAAGACCGGCTGGGCCCTGCCGCTATTGGCGCATTGCCTCGTCCACCTCGCGGTAGGGATGGCGCTGATCCTGATCGTCGCGCCGCGATTCTGGTTCGTCGCCTTCATCGACTTCGCGATTCACATCACCATCGACCGTATCAAGGGGATATTCGCTTCCCGCTACGGCGTGACGATGGAGAACGAGCATCCGTGGTTCTGGACGCTGATCGGCGTCGATCAGGCGCTGCACCACCTCACCGGTTTCGGCCTGTCGATCTTCATGGCGGCGAACTGA
- a CDS encoding YafY family protein, with protein MRRADRLFQIIQVLRRTRKPLTADAIAAELETSKRTIYRDITTLIEQRVPIRGEAGVGYILEKGFDLPPLMLTPDEIEACVLGAQWVVGHADPALARAAQDLMAKVAETVPERLRPFVLEPASRARSAWNREPDRIDMVRTRAQIHEGKKITLNYRDEHGRGSQRTIWPIAVGYHEAVRILAAWCELRKDFRSFRTDRVVDAVYHDEKYPERRDILRAKWRRSLVWEAPKDT; from the coding sequence ATGCGACGGGCCGACCGGCTGTTCCAGATCATTCAGGTGCTTCGGCGCACAAGGAAGCCTTTGACGGCGGATGCCATCGCCGCCGAGCTGGAAACCTCAAAGCGAACCATCTACCGCGATATAACGACGTTGATCGAACAGCGCGTGCCGATCCGCGGCGAAGCCGGCGTGGGCTACATCCTGGAAAAGGGATTCGATCTGCCGCCTTTGATGCTTACGCCCGATGAAATCGAGGCCTGCGTGCTCGGCGCGCAATGGGTGGTCGGCCACGCCGATCCCGCGCTGGCGCGCGCCGCACAGGACCTGATGGCGAAAGTCGCCGAAACCGTGCCGGAGCGCCTGCGGCCATTCGTGCTGGAGCCCGCGAGCCGCGCCCGATCGGCATGGAACCGGGAGCCCGACCGCATCGACATGGTGCGGACACGCGCGCAGATTCACGAGGGCAAAAAGATCACGCTGAACTATCGCGACGAGCACGGGCGCGGCAGCCAGCGTACGATCTGGCCGATCGCAGTCGGCTATCACGAGGCGGTGCGGATACTCGCGGCGTGGTGTGAACTGCGCAAGGATTTCCGCAGTTTCCGCACCGACCGCGTCGTCGACGCGGTCTACCACGACGAAAAATATCCGGAGCGGCGCGACATCCTGCGGGCGAAATGGCGGCGCAGCCTGGTCTGGGAAGCGCCCAAGGATACCTGA
- a CDS encoding YkgJ family cysteine cluster protein codes for MQGIAADHENPCQACGACCSYSQNWPRFTTEDDAALDLIPEGLVNERLSGMRCDGDRCSALSGKVGEATACLVYAVRPEVCRTCMPGDVECAMARKRHGLPVLPVVPADAGTHTA; via the coding sequence ATGCAAGGAATCGCCGCCGATCACGAAAACCCCTGCCAGGCCTGCGGCGCCTGCTGCAGCTACTCGCAGAACTGGCCGCGTTTCACCACCGAGGACGATGCGGCGCTCGACCTGATCCCGGAAGGGCTGGTCAACGAAAGATTGTCGGGAATGCGCTGCGACGGCGACCGCTGTTCGGCGCTGTCAGGCAAGGTCGGCGAGGCGACGGCGTGCCTGGTCTATGCAGTGCGGCCCGAAGTGTGCCGCACCTGCATGCCCGGCGATGTCGAATGCGCGATGGCGCGGAAGCGCCACGGATTGCCGGTGCTCCCCGTCGTCCCTGCGGACGCAGGGACCCATACCGCGTGA
- a CDS encoding TAXI family TRAP transporter solute-binding subunit, whose product MSAEAPTPHPEMPRRRSRVVKSNRTQILLFSILTLILTAAVVWGGRAWVRNSETLVFAVGEANGPEARFAARLAAVLKNNSSRLQLKIVPNGDNAKALSQFDRKEANLAILRTDARIPPRARALAILEHDLLLLISPNGKKIKSIAELKKKKIAVVADSEIGAALVRNILEFSDTPDAARVQMAPPGATFEQLFAAGFGAVVKIAHASQIVKDKSYEQYTRRGGFTLNAIDSAKAIARKYPAISEETVATGMLSASPAVPAEDVDTIGLEWLLVAQSKLSTTTVSDLARIIYENKAELALTDGFASKIEPAATDKDAFIVAHPGAAEYINDEIKSFVERYSDLMYVALAALSIIGSIFAAIYTKVTRIAPEKASQLATAILDIGERMEYAKSLDALDELQDELETILRGVVIGLRDGTISSDGLDTFKLGYEFVRDEIGLRREHLKRHPPSQDDKVVAVKTAQSA is encoded by the coding sequence ATGAGTGCTGAAGCCCCAACGCCGCATCCGGAAATGCCGCGTCGCCGTTCGCGGGTCGTCAAGAGCAACCGGACCCAGATCCTGCTGTTTTCCATCCTGACCCTGATCCTGACCGCCGCCGTGGTGTGGGGTGGCCGGGCGTGGGTTCGCAATTCCGAGACGCTGGTGTTTGCCGTCGGCGAGGCCAACGGCCCCGAGGCGCGCTTTGCCGCCCGGCTGGCGGCCGTGCTGAAGAATAATTCCTCGCGGCTGCAACTCAAGATCGTGCCCAACGGCGACAATGCAAAGGCGCTGTCGCAGTTCGACCGCAAGGAGGCCAACCTCGCGATACTGCGCACCGACGCCAGGATTCCGCCCCGCGCCCGCGCGCTGGCGATCCTCGAACACGACCTGCTTCTCTTGATCAGCCCGAACGGCAAGAAGATCAAATCCATTGCCGAGCTGAAGAAAAAGAAGATCGCGGTCGTAGCCGACAGCGAGATCGGGGCTGCGCTGGTGCGCAATATTCTCGAATTCTCCGACACCCCGGATGCGGCACGGGTCCAGATGGCGCCGCCGGGCGCGACCTTCGAGCAGCTGTTCGCCGCAGGATTCGGCGCCGTGGTCAAGATCGCGCACGCCTCGCAGATCGTGAAGGACAAGAGCTACGAGCAGTATACCAGGCGCGGCGGTTTCACCCTGAATGCGATCGATTCGGCGAAAGCGATCGCCAGGAAATACCCGGCGATTTCAGAAGAAACGGTGGCGACCGGAATGCTGTCCGCCTCGCCCGCCGTCCCAGCGGAAGACGTCGACACGATCGGGCTGGAATGGCTATTGGTTGCCCAATCCAAGCTCTCGACGACGACCGTGAGCGACCTGGCGCGGATCATCTACGAGAACAAGGCCGAGCTCGCGCTCACCGACGGCTTCGCCTCCAAGATCGAGCCGGCCGCGACCGACAAGGATGCCTTCATCGTGGCGCATCCGGGCGCTGCCGAATACATCAACGACGAGATCAAGTCCTTTGTCGAGCGCTACAGCGACCTGATGTATGTTGCGCTCGCCGCGCTCAGCATCATCGGCTCGATCTTTGCCGCCATCTACACCAAGGTCACCCGGATCGCGCCGGAGAAGGCCAGCCAGCTCGCAACCGCCATTCTCGATATCGGCGAGCGCATGGAATACGCCAAATCGCTGGACGCCCTTGACGAACTTCAGGACGAGCTGGAAACGATCCTGCGCGGCGTGGTGATCGGGTTGCGCGACGGCACCATCAGTAGCGACGGGCTGGATACCTTCAAGCTCGGCTATGAATTCGTGCGCGACGAGATCGGCTTGCGCCGTGAACATCTCAAGCGGCACCCGCCGTCCCAGGACGACAAGGTGGTGGCTGTGAAGACCGCGCAGAGCGCGTAA